One part of the Candidatus Woesearchaeota archaeon genome encodes these proteins:
- the secY gene encoding preprotein translocase subunit SecY, giving the protein MSLWKSVLMNLPEVAGPTQRRLSFKEKLKWTGLVLILFFVLGLIPLFGLGANALQQFEYLSIILGAEFGSLISLGIGPIVTASIVLQLLNGSGIVKFDLTTHEGKRNFQGIQKLLAIFFIIFEAFIYVMLGGLAPPSTVGSSVYLQLQLVLIFQLFLGGMLILFMDEVISKWGFGSGISLFIAAGVSKQIMVRSFSFLPSPTNPGVATGAIPSFFQFIASGDPISATLAIAAVVATILVFVIAVYAQAMKIEIPLSFGRIRGHGIRWPLNFIYTSNIPVILIAALLANIQLWARLLQNWGYPLLGTYAGNNPASGLVTWIFPPNLVQRVITGSLNFGDLSHAFVYLLIMIAGAVLFSWFWVQTAGMDARSQAKNIMASGLQIPGFRNDQRVLEKILERYIGPLTVMGAIAVGILAGLADISGALSNGTGILLTVMIVYRLYEEIAQQHMMDMYPALRKFMA; this is encoded by the coding sequence ATGTCCCTGTGGAAAAGCGTTCTGATGAATCTGCCTGAAGTAGCAGGCCCAACCCAGAGGCGTCTTTCTTTTAAAGAGAAACTCAAGTGGACTGGTCTTGTTCTTATCCTATTTTTCGTCCTAGGCCTTATCCCTCTCTTTGGACTTGGTGCAAACGCCTTACAGCAGTTTGAATATCTATCCATCATATTAGGAGCAGAGTTTGGATCATTAATTTCCTTGGGTATTGGTCCTATTGTTACTGCGTCTATTGTTCTTCAGCTGTTGAATGGTTCAGGAATCGTCAAGTTTGATTTGACAACACATGAAGGAAAACGGAATTTTCAGGGAATTCAAAAACTATTAGCGATATTTTTCATCATCTTTGAAGCATTCATCTATGTCATGCTTGGTGGATTAGCACCACCGTCAACGGTTGGAAGTTCAGTTTATTTACAACTTCAGTTGGTCCTTATTTTCCAGTTATTTTTAGGAGGCATGCTCATTCTCTTTATGGATGAGGTAATCAGCAAGTGGGGATTCGGATCAGGCATTTCCTTGTTTATTGCAGCGGGAGTTTCAAAACAGATCATGGTTAGAAGCTTTTCTTTTTTACCGAGCCCTACAAACCCAGGTGTTGCAACAGGAGCAATTCCTTCATTTTTCCAGTTTATTGCATCTGGTGATCCTATCAGTGCTACCTTAGCTATTGCAGCAGTCGTTGCAACTATTCTCGTCTTTGTCATAGCGGTTTATGCACAGGCCATGAAAATTGAGATTCCCCTGAGTTTTGGCCGTATCCGTGGTCATGGCATTCGATGGCCGCTTAATTTTATCTACACCAGCAATATTCCGGTTATTTTGATTGCTGCTCTTCTTGCAAATATCCAACTCTGGGCGCGGTTGCTGCAGAACTGGGGGTATCCTCTTCTTGGAACGTATGCAGGAAATAATCCTGCAAGTGGATTGGTTACCTGGATCTTCCCGCCAAATCTTGTGCAGCGTGTGATTACCGGGAGTTTAAACTTTGGTGACTTAAGTCATGCATTTGTCTATCTGTTGATTATGATTGCAGGAGCTGTCCTCTTTAGTTGGTTCTGGGTTCAAACCGCGGGTATGGATGCTCGTTCACAGGCCAAGAATATTATGGCATCTGGCCTACAAATTCCGGGATTTAGAAATGATCAAAGAGTACTCGAAAAAATTTTAGAGAGGTACATTGGTCCATTAACCGTTATGGGTGCTATAGCCGTCGGTATACTTGCAGGACTTGCGGATATTTCAGGTGCATTGAGTAACGGTACGGGAATTCTCCTCACGGTCATGATTGTCTATCGTCTTTACGAAGAAATTGCGCAGCAACATATGATGGATATGTATCCTGCATTACGAAAATTTATGGCATAG
- a CDS encoding uL15 family ribosomal protein codes for MTVNKRKKNVRMRGSKTHGWGAMKKHRGAGNRGGRGNAGSGKRGDARKQHFVTETEPYFGKHGFTSLKKSQRSITLFDLEQKLPSLLAKGVIGEKNGTYVLNLHDHGYDKLLGKGAVVRQWNITVKAASQPIIEKIKKAGGTVVLLSKKSEEEKKHVPVEKRSDESA; via the coding sequence ATGACGGTTAATAAACGAAAAAAGAATGTACGAATGCGCGGAAGCAAAACCCATGGATGGGGCGCAATGAAAAAACACCGTGGTGCAGGTAACCGTGGTGGTCGAGGTAATGCAGGTTCTGGTAAACGAGGAGATGCACGGAAGCAGCATTTTGTTACTGAAACAGAGCCGTATTTTGGAAAACATGGATTTACGTCATTGAAGAAATCACAACGATCTATTACCCTCTTTGATCTAGAACAAAAACTTCCTTCGCTGCTTGCTAAGGGTGTTATCGGAGAAAAAAACGGTACGTATGTACTTAATCTTCACGACCATGGATACGATAAGCTCTTAGGTAAGGGCGCTGTTGTGAGACAATGGAACATCACCGTCAAAGCAGCATCACAACCAATAATCGAAAAAATTAAAAAGGCCGGTGGTACCGTAGTCCTTTTATCGAAGAAATCAGAAGAGGAAAAAAAGCATGTCCCTGTGGAAAAGCGTTCTGATGAATCTGCCTGA
- a CDS encoding uL30 family ribosomal protein: MDSITQKKSEQKLSKPSAGKASSVEGRVAVIRIRSLMGAQQVVKDTIAMLHLHRSHYCSVYPKTKAIVGMINRVKDYVTYGEITEETFQLLKEKRSEVDPRDKNAIKPFFRLHPPRGGFERKGIKTPFTLGGALGYRREKINDLIRAMV; encoded by the coding sequence ATGGATTCAATCACACAAAAGAAATCAGAGCAGAAATTGAGCAAGCCGAGTGCCGGAAAAGCTTCTTCAGTTGAAGGAAGGGTAGCGGTTATTCGTATTCGATCACTGATGGGAGCGCAACAAGTGGTAAAAGATACGATTGCTATGTTGCATCTCCATCGAAGCCATTACTGCTCAGTATATCCAAAGACTAAAGCAATCGTAGGTATGATTAATCGCGTTAAAGATTATGTTACCTATGGAGAGATTACTGAAGAGACCTTTCAGCTGTTAAAAGAAAAAAGAAGCGAAGTAGATCCTCGGGATAAGAACGCCATAAAGCCTTTTTTTCGGCTTCATCCACCACGGGGCGGATTTGAACGTAAAGGCATTAAGACCCCATTTACTTTAGGTGGCGCGCTTGGCTATCGCCGAGAAAAAATCAACGACTTGATTAGAGCGATGGTTTAA
- a CDS encoding 30S ribosomal protein S5, translated as MARPDTRKERKNKPEKATQEEPLKEADEEESIVLDKEAVVEEIVPEVPLEVEPGESVPEEKQKLSIESWKPKTTLGKRVKEREITDIDQILDHGQKILEAEISDALLPDLETELLLVGQSKGKFGGGQRRVFKQTQKKTQEGNKPHFATIAIVGDRNGHYGMGYGKSKETVPTREKAIRKAKLNVIKIRRGCGSWECDCKTPHSIPFKVHGKCGSCSIMLIPAPKGTGLCIEEECGKILSLAGIKDIWSKTEGTTTTKTNLMKACDNALRQLMRTKIPERYAQNYCVVEGKVPKQTDKLTETKEVAVTITEGE; from the coding sequence ATGGCAAGACCCGATACCCGAAAGGAACGAAAAAATAAACCAGAGAAAGCAACGCAAGAGGAACCGCTCAAAGAGGCTGATGAAGAAGAGAGCATTGTCTTAGATAAGGAAGCGGTAGTAGAAGAAATCGTTCCAGAAGTTCCTCTTGAAGTAGAACCGGGAGAGAGCGTCCCTGAAGAGAAACAAAAGTTGAGTATTGAATCATGGAAACCAAAAACAACACTTGGGAAAAGGGTAAAGGAACGAGAGATTACGGACATCGACCAAATTCTCGATCATGGACAAAAAATCCTTGAAGCTGAAATTAGCGATGCTCTTTTGCCGGACCTTGAAACTGAGCTCCTCTTAGTTGGTCAGTCAAAAGGAAAGTTCGGTGGTGGTCAGCGAAGAGTCTTTAAGCAGACGCAAAAGAAAACACAAGAAGGAAACAAGCCTCACTTTGCAACTATTGCCATTGTTGGCGACCGCAACGGACACTATGGTATGGGATATGGGAAATCAAAAGAAACCGTGCCGACACGTGAAAAAGCCATCCGAAAGGCAAAGCTGAATGTTATTAAAATTAGACGAGGTTGTGGTTCTTGGGAATGCGACTGTAAAACTCCCCATTCAATCCCATTCAAGGTTCATGGAAAATGTGGATCCTGTTCTATCATGCTTATACCTGCTCCAAAAGGAACGGGCTTATGTATTGAGGAAGAATGTGGGAAGATTTTGTCTCTTGCGGGCATTAAAGATATCTGGTCAAAGACTGAAGGGACTACGACGACAAAGACCAACCTTATGAAGGCGTGCGACAATGCCTTGCGTCAACTTATGCGAACGAAAATCCCTGAGAGGTATGCCCAGAATTATTGTGTTGTTGAAGGAAAAGTTCCTAAGCAAACAGATAAACTCACTGAAACTAAGGAAGTTGCCGTTACTATCACCGAAGGCGAGTAA
- a CDS encoding 50S ribosomal protein L18: protein MKESKPHPVPLRRKKVTNYRKRRKLLVSRTVRLVVRKSLKHIGVQAVSYYPTGDKVLLSAYSRELSSYGWNLGTGNIPAAYLTGLLFGTKAKTMNLDKAILDIGLIPSTKGSRIYALVKGALDAGFQIPCAPDMLPTQERLAGAHIVAYAQSFKEGKHQFSQRMPVAMSTLFTDVKQRILQGVQTSTKSKADVKNK, encoded by the coding sequence ATGAAAGAAAGTAAACCACACCCAGTACCTCTTCGGAGGAAAAAAGTAACCAATTATCGAAAACGGAGAAAGTTGCTCGTTTCAAGAACCGTAAGGCTTGTCGTTCGAAAATCGTTAAAGCATATCGGCGTGCAGGCAGTATCGTATTACCCTACTGGCGACAAGGTTCTCTTGAGTGCTTACTCTCGTGAACTTTCCTCCTACGGATGGAATTTAGGCACAGGTAACATTCCTGCTGCTTATTTGACAGGATTACTTTTTGGTACAAAAGCAAAAACAATGAACCTTGATAAAGCTATCCTTGATATTGGTCTTATTCCCTCAACCAAAGGCTCGAGGATATATGCCTTGGTAAAGGGTGCTTTGGATGCTGGATTTCAGATTCCCTGTGCACCAGATATGCTTCCTACGCAAGAGCGTTTAGCAGGAGCACACATTGTTGCCTATGCACAATCTTTCAAAGAGGGAAAACATCAATTTTCACAGCGAATGCCCGTAGCAATGTCTACGCTTTTCACTGACGTAAAGCAGCGTATCCTTCAAGGGGTTCAAACCTCTACAAAGTCAAAGGCTGACGTTAAAAATAAATGA
- a CDS encoding 50S ribosomal protein L19e: protein MDLTTQKALAAKILKVSPKRVRFDTARLDEIKEAITKHDLKLLMSNNAIIALPIRGTSRVRARKRQMQEKKGRRRGHGKRKGTFNARLPRKLVWMAHIRLQRALLKTLRDGNRITHEAYHDLYQKAKGGFFRSQRHLKLYLEEHKLVAPKNNERK, encoded by the coding sequence ATGGATCTGACAACACAAAAAGCACTTGCTGCAAAAATCTTGAAAGTTTCGCCAAAACGCGTTCGATTTGATACCGCTCGCTTGGATGAAATCAAAGAAGCCATTACAAAGCATGATCTCAAGCTGCTCATGAGTAACAACGCTATTATTGCGCTTCCTATTCGTGGAACCTCCCGTGTTCGTGCAAGAAAGCGTCAAATGCAAGAAAAGAAAGGAAGGCGGCGAGGACACGGAAAGAGAAAAGGAACTTTCAATGCACGATTACCAAGAAAGCTTGTGTGGATGGCCCACATCAGACTTCAGCGTGCACTCTTAAAGACCTTGCGGGATGGCAATCGCATTACCCATGAAGCCTATCACGATCTCTATCAGAAAGCAAAAGGTGGCTTCTTTAGAAGCCAGCGTCACTTAAAACTATACTTGGAAGAGCACAAGCTTGTTGCTCCTAAGAACAATGAAAGAAAGTAA
- a CDS encoding 50S ribosomal protein L32e has product MTLKTTQDLLTLRKQLKAKKPTFLRQDCHQRKKVNVGWRKPQGMHSKLRLKLKGHIKNVTPGYGSPRLVKGLHPSGLAQKTVVTLDDITSLNPETDGMIIAASVGKRKKVVLVKEAMQRGITILNLRDPQAFLTDIEQIQQKKREAKVVSQKEKETKQKEQERLAKEKEKKSIEEAVKTDDEKKEAMKKEMDKVLTKKDAEG; this is encoded by the coding sequence ATGACACTAAAAACAACGCAAGATCTCCTTACCTTGCGCAAGCAATTGAAAGCAAAGAAGCCAACCTTTTTACGGCAGGATTGTCATCAGAGAAAAAAGGTTAATGTTGGCTGGAGAAAGCCTCAAGGTATGCACTCCAAGCTACGTCTTAAACTCAAAGGTCATATTAAGAATGTAACTCCTGGATATGGGTCTCCCCGACTGGTCAAGGGTTTGCATCCATCCGGACTTGCGCAAAAGACCGTTGTTACACTTGACGATATAACTTCCCTTAATCCTGAAACTGATGGGATGATTATTGCTGCAAGTGTTGGCAAGCGGAAAAAAGTAGTGCTTGTCAAAGAAGCAATGCAGCGGGGAATTACCATTCTCAATCTTCGCGATCCACAGGCCTTCCTCACCGATATAGAACAGATACAACAGAAGAAACGAGAAGCAAAAGTGGTATCTCAGAAGGAAAAAGAAACCAAACAAAAAGAACAAGAGAGACTGGCAAAGGAAAAAGAGAAGAAAAGCATTGAGGAAGCAGTTAAGACCGATGATGAAAAAAAAGAAGCCATGAAGAAAGAAATGGATAAAGTCCTGACGAAAAAAGACGCAGAAGGATAA
- a CDS encoding 50S ribosomal protein L6 produces the protein MTNQRPTYEESVIIPEKVTIHLAKGVVTVKGPKGEIRRMVTNPKISFVVNNQKLIATAPHATQREVTHIRTNLAHLKNMCKGVLHGHVYKLRICSGHFPMNVSVQKGQFMVKNLFGEKIPRTLKISEGVTVKVEGTEVIVEGVNKEVASQTAASIEQLTRRTGFDRRIFQDGIYIYHKDGKEIQ, from the coding sequence ATGACCAACCAAAGACCTACGTATGAGGAATCAGTAATTATCCCGGAGAAGGTCACGATACACCTAGCAAAGGGAGTTGTTACGGTAAAGGGCCCAAAAGGCGAAATCCGAAGAATGGTAACTAATCCAAAGATCTCTTTTGTGGTGAACAACCAAAAGTTAATCGCAACAGCCCCTCACGCGACACAGCGTGAAGTAACTCATATTAGAACGAACCTCGCCCATCTCAAAAACATGTGTAAGGGGGTGCTCCATGGCCACGTCTACAAACTGAGAATTTGCTCAGGCCATTTTCCAATGAACGTCAGTGTTCAAAAAGGACAATTTATGGTAAAAAACCTCTTTGGTGAAAAAATTCCACGGACGCTTAAAATTTCAGAAGGAGTTACCGTTAAAGTTGAGGGTACCGAGGTTATTGTTGAAGGGGTTAATAAAGAAGTGGCTAGTCAAACAGCTGCATCGATTGAACAGCTTACGCGACGAACTGGATTCGACCGAAGAATATTTCAGGATGGTATTTATATTTATCATAAAGACGGAAAGGAAATACAATGA
- a CDS encoding 30S ribosomal protein S8, producing MLNDPLANALSLIMNAERSGKKECLVKPTSKLIVKVLEVMQNAHLLGEAKTVEDGRGNLLRVNLLGKINQCGAIKPRYPITKQEYVRFEKRFLPAKDFGMLIVTTSGGIMTHYEAKQKGLGGKLLAYAY from the coding sequence ATGTTAAATGATCCATTGGCAAACGCGCTCTCACTGATTATGAATGCAGAGCGGTCGGGGAAAAAAGAATGTTTAGTTAAACCAACCTCTAAGCTTATTGTTAAAGTACTTGAGGTCATGCAAAACGCTCACCTTCTCGGAGAGGCAAAGACCGTAGAAGATGGACGAGGCAATCTTTTACGAGTAAACCTTTTGGGAAAGATTAACCAGTGCGGAGCAATTAAACCTCGGTATCCTATCACTAAACAAGAATATGTTCGCTTTGAAAAACGATTTTTACCAGCAAAAGATTTTGGTATGCTTATTGTCACAACCTCTGGGGGGATTATGACTCATTATGAGGCAAAACAAAAAGGATTAGGAGGAAAGCTGCTTGCGTATGCGTATTAG
- a CDS encoding 30S ribosomal protein S14, with product MTVSYYKKAFKQLKAKPVKLKKFLKHNEPAKRSCGVCNRRCTRCGRFKAHIRKYGVHLCRQCFRETASLFGFKKFS from the coding sequence ATGACGGTAAGTTACTATAAAAAGGCGTTCAAGCAGCTCAAGGCAAAGCCAGTCAAGCTGAAAAAATTCCTCAAGCACAATGAGCCGGCAAAGCGCAGCTGTGGAGTTTGCAACCGGCGTTGTACACGATGTGGACGATTTAAGGCCCATATACGAAAATACGGAGTCCACCTCTGTCGACAATGCTTTCGAGAAACCGCTTCATTATTCGGGTTTAAAAAATTTTCATAA
- a CDS encoding 50S ribosomal protein L5 produces MNPMQQLRIAKLTLNIGAGKEQAVLTKGLKLLKTISNHEPMKTITQKRIQGWGLRPGLPVGCKVTLRNEAAKELLTRLLQAKDRKLGESNFDNCGNVSFGIPEYIDIPKVDYDPEIGVIGLQAGVTLEKAGYRVKKRKSKPAAIGKKHRVTKAEAIAFMKEHFKISVGGEE; encoded by the coding sequence ATGAACCCAATGCAACAACTTCGGATCGCGAAATTAACCCTTAACATCGGGGCAGGAAAAGAACAGGCCGTGCTTACCAAGGGGTTGAAGCTACTAAAGACCATCAGCAATCATGAGCCTATGAAGACCATTACTCAGAAGAGAATCCAGGGATGGGGTCTTCGCCCAGGCTTACCTGTGGGTTGTAAAGTAACCTTGAGAAATGAAGCGGCAAAAGAACTTTTAACTCGGTTGCTTCAAGCAAAAGACCGTAAATTAGGTGAATCGAATTTTGACAATTGTGGTAATGTTTCCTTTGGTATCCCCGAATATATTGACATTCCAAAAGTTGACTATGACCCGGAGATAGGGGTTATCGGACTTCAGGCAGGTGTTACCTTAGAAAAGGCAGGGTATCGTGTGAAGAAACGAAAAAGCAAACCTGCGGCTATTGGAAAAAAACATCGCGTAACAAAGGCAGAGGCAATTGCGTTTATGAAAGAGCATTTTAAGATCAGTGTAGGTGGGGAAGAATGA
- a CDS encoding 30S ribosomal protein S4e, translated as MTKHHLKRINAPKTWPISKKENTFITRPHPGAHTLEEGLPLVVVLREILHLANTRKEVRYILNNRSVMVNGRRQKDPAFLVGVMDVFEILEVNGHFRMVFGKTGKLTLVPISKEEATKVIFRVEGKKFLTGGKVQLILRNGHTFLLPDMNTPFRVGDSVVLQLPERTIVDHLPFAKGALAYFLRGTYRGQTATLQEITQKSVTIKKGDELLQTAKAYALVVGKETPLVALA; from the coding sequence ATGACAAAGCACCATCTTAAACGGATTAATGCACCAAAGACCTGGCCGATTAGTAAAAAAGAAAACACGTTTATCACACGGCCACACCCGGGAGCACACACCCTTGAAGAAGGGCTACCACTTGTTGTTGTCCTCAGAGAGATTTTACATCTCGCAAATACCCGGAAAGAAGTACGTTACATTCTTAACAATCGTTCGGTAATGGTCAATGGGAGACGTCAAAAAGACCCTGCGTTCTTAGTGGGAGTTATGGACGTCTTTGAGATCCTTGAAGTTAATGGTCATTTTCGTATGGTTTTCGGAAAAACTGGAAAATTAACCCTTGTGCCTATTTCAAAAGAGGAAGCCACAAAAGTAATTTTCCGTGTTGAAGGAAAAAAATTCCTTACCGGGGGCAAGGTTCAACTTATCCTGCGCAATGGACATACCTTTTTATTACCGGATATGAACACTCCTTTCAGGGTGGGGGACAGTGTTGTTCTCCAGCTTCCTGAACGGACTATTGTCGATCATCTTCCTTTTGCTAAGGGGGCTTTGGCGTATTTCCTTCGAGGAACGTATCGTGGCCAAACAGCAACCCTCCAGGAGATTACTCAAAAGAGCGTTACCATCAAGAAGGGAGACGAGCTCTTGCAAACCGCAAAAGCATATGCTCTTGTTGTTGGAAAAGAAACCCCTTTAGTCGCTCTTGCGTAA
- a CDS encoding 50S ribosomal protein L24 produces MKPLFSTHWKASTQRRKQRKYRAHAPLHIKGKFLNSPLSKELRKKYQKRSFRVKKGDRVRVTRGQFKGHTGKIERVDVKRTKLYIEKLDVTKKDGSKTFYPIHPSKVMILDLNLDDQKRKLKLTGGEKTEQTPKRSEH; encoded by the coding sequence ATGAAACCATTATTTTCAACACACTGGAAAGCAAGCACGCAACGGAGAAAGCAGCGAAAATATCGAGCGCATGCACCCCTCCATATTAAAGGGAAGTTTCTTAATAGTCCCCTCTCAAAGGAACTTCGAAAGAAGTACCAGAAACGTTCGTTCCGTGTGAAAAAGGGCGACAGAGTACGCGTTACTCGTGGACAATTCAAGGGGCACACCGGGAAAATTGAACGCGTTGATGTGAAGCGCACCAAGCTTTATATCGAGAAACTCGACGTCACCAAAAAAGATGGCTCAAAAACCTTTTATCCGATACATCCTTCAAAGGTTATGATCCTTGACCTCAACCTTGATGATCAAAAGCGGAAATTAAAGTTAACTGGTGGAGAAAAAACAGAACAAACTCCTAAACGGAGCGAGCACTAA
- a CDS encoding 50S ribosomal protein L14 — protein MQAVKARIPKALPLGCYVPTCDNSGAKVIKLFTVMGARTVKGRYPSAGVGDLVMASVKKGRPAMRKQTVLAVIVRQRKEYRRPDGTRIKFEDNAAVVLKDDKGNPKGTIFKGPIAKEVCERWPAIAKVASIIV, from the coding sequence ATGCAAGCCGTTAAAGCAAGAATTCCAAAAGCACTCCCCCTAGGATGTTATGTCCCAACCTGTGACAATTCAGGGGCAAAGGTCATAAAATTATTTACGGTCATGGGCGCTCGAACGGTTAAAGGGAGATATCCCTCTGCAGGCGTTGGCGATCTTGTCATGGCGTCAGTTAAAAAAGGTCGTCCAGCAATGCGTAAACAAACGGTTTTAGCAGTTATCGTAAGGCAGCGAAAAGAATACCGAAGACCAGACGGAACAAGAATTAAATTTGAAGACAATGCAGCAGTTGTCTTGAAAGATGATAAGGGAAATCCAAAAGGGACTATCTTTAAGGGGCCTATCGCAAAGGAAGTCTGCGAGCGCTGGCCAGCTATCGCAAAGGTAGCAAGTATTATTGTTTAA
- a CDS encoding 30S ribosomal protein S17 encodes MKQTTTIGLAVQTPATSCQDKHCPFHGSFKVRGRVFVGTVLTKKFHKTVQVGWERRRYVPKYERYEKRYTKLAAHVPPCLDVEQGLKVQIAETRPISKTKKFVVVQVIKE; translated from the coding sequence ATGAAACAAACAACAACTATCGGTTTGGCTGTTCAAACACCTGCAACCTCCTGTCAGGATAAACATTGTCCTTTTCACGGATCATTTAAGGTACGTGGTCGTGTCTTTGTTGGCACGGTTTTGACAAAGAAATTCCATAAGACCGTGCAGGTGGGATGGGAACGTCGAAGATATGTTCCTAAGTACGAACGTTATGAAAAAAGATATACCAAACTCGCAGCCCACGTTCCTCCTTGTCTGGATGTTGAGCAAGGATTAAAAGTTCAGATTGCTGAGACAAGACCAATAAGTAAAACAAAGAAATTTGTTGTTGTCCAGGTTATTAAAGAGTAA
- a CDS encoding ribonuclease P protein subunit, translating into MSSRGFELLRGELIGRELTVVDSLNKVLIGMHGKIIDETKQTLVITTTTGRKQLLKNTITIELVIEGKKISVQGKLLVGRPEDRVKKRIPS; encoded by the coding sequence ATGAGCAGTCGTGGATTTGAACTTTTGCGAGGAGAACTGATAGGTCGAGAACTAACCGTTGTCGATTCCCTTAATAAAGTGCTTATTGGGATGCACGGCAAAATCATTGATGAAACCAAACAAACCTTGGTCATTACAACCACTACGGGCAGAAAACAGCTGTTAAAAAATACAATCACGATCGAACTGGTTATCGAGGGAAAAAAAATCAGCGTGCAAGGAAAGCTTTTGGTCGGAAGACCAGAGGACCGCGTCAAAAAAAGGATCCCTTCCTAA
- the yciH gene encoding stress response translation initiation inhibitor YciH, whose translation MSEICSTCGLPKELCVCESIAKESQKITVSVIKKKFGKKYTVIEGIDSKDIDLKALTKKLKNQFACGGTVKDNIIELQGEHAQRVKDVLVATGFPPETIHRK comes from the coding sequence ATGAGTGAGATTTGTTCAACTTGCGGTTTGCCCAAGGAACTCTGTGTTTGTGAGTCCATAGCAAAGGAAAGTCAGAAGATTACCGTTAGCGTTATCAAGAAAAAATTTGGTAAGAAGTATACGGTGATCGAAGGCATCGACTCCAAGGACATTGACCTGAAAGCATTGACCAAGAAGCTCAAGAATCAATTTGCCTGTGGTGGAACAGTCAAAGACAACATTATCGAGCTTCAAGGAGAGCATGCTCAGAGGGTAAAGGATGTCCTCGTTGCAACAGGATTCCCTCCAGAGACCATCCATCGCAAATAA
- the rpmC gene encoding 50S ribosomal protein L29, with amino-acid sequence MKNKELNALSVNDLQSRLLDLKKELLSFRTQLATGTTPKSPGQVKQTKKTIARILTQLRKKGGKKKETANE; translated from the coding sequence ATGAAAAACAAAGAGCTTAATGCATTGAGCGTTAATGATCTTCAATCACGATTACTTGACCTTAAAAAAGAGTTGCTTAGTTTCCGTACCCAACTAGCAACGGGAACAACGCCGAAAAGTCCTGGTCAGGTTAAACAAACCAAGAAAACAATAGCGCGCATTTTAACACAGCTGCGCAAGAAAGGAGGAAAAAAGAAAGAAACTGCCAATGAGTGA
- a CDS encoding 30S ribosomal protein S3 translates to MIERKLVSRALKEFEIHEFISSSLNKVGHSHTRVQRTPLGEKIIIYASRPGLIVGKKGQNIRKLTKTLKKKFNLENPQLEINEVDNPDLDARIVAERIANALEKYGIQRFKGVGHKTMESVLNAGALGIEIIMSGKIPSARAKSWRFYQGYLKKCGDLAISGVRHAQAAAKLKSGIVGIKVSIMPPNLTLPDHMHILDEKVELVEEISSPETPSAEQGKDKASPETSLEGKGNEKQRA, encoded by the coding sequence ATGATTGAGCGCAAATTAGTTTCACGGGCACTAAAAGAATTTGAGATTCATGAGTTCATCTCAAGCAGTTTGAATAAAGTGGGCCATAGCCACACTCGTGTTCAACGAACGCCTCTTGGGGAGAAAATTATTATCTATGCCTCACGGCCAGGACTTATTGTTGGAAAAAAAGGGCAAAACATTCGAAAATTAACCAAAACCTTAAAGAAAAAATTTAATCTCGAGAATCCGCAATTAGAGATAAACGAAGTGGATAACCCCGATCTTGATGCACGAATTGTTGCAGAAAGAATCGCAAACGCTTTAGAAAAGTATGGCATCCAACGATTTAAGGGGGTTGGTCATAAAACCATGGAATCTGTCCTCAATGCAGGCGCTTTAGGAATTGAAATCATTATGTCTGGAAAAATTCCAAGTGCACGGGCAAAATCATGGCGATTCTACCAAGGATATCTCAAAAAATGTGGCGATCTTGCTATTAGTGGTGTTCGTCATGCACAGGCAGCTGCAAAGTTGAAGAGCGGTATTGTTGGTATAAAGGTGAGTATCATGCCGCCGAATTTAACACTTCCTGATCATATGCACATCTTGGATGAAAAAGTGGAACTTGTTGAGGAGATTTCTTCTCCGGAAACGCCGTCTGCCGAACAAGGAAAAGATAAAGCGAGTCCTGAAACGAGTTTAGAGGGAAAAGGCAATGAAAAACAAAGAGCTTAA